In one window of Mycteria americana isolate JAX WOST 10 ecotype Jacksonville Zoo and Gardens chromosome 24, USCA_MyAme_1.0, whole genome shotgun sequence DNA:
- the LOC142420288 gene encoding LOW QUALITY PROTEIN: uncharacterized protein LOC142420288 (The sequence of the model RefSeq protein was modified relative to this genomic sequence to represent the inferred CDS: inserted 1 base in 1 codon) encodes MGDAVPGGRRPPGASFTIEYLLSERGEGGPRTPSPRGRTPPPAPRPPPEPGDKPSQSYIALISTAILSSPEKKLLLSDIYQWIMDNYPYFKNKEKSWRNSVRHNLSLNECFVKAGRSDNGKGHFWAIHPANLEDFAKGDYHRRRARRRVRRVNVSYYHPYALYGLSCCCPCCPPAPPXSPPRPACAAPPRPAHSPPPLPARAGALGLGTGPRSPWPRPPPPPSPAPLPVAPPPPPLRDRGVPSWSPPPARPRRGVHTPNPIPGGSLNRGHLGAGVCPRPNLCPNGIRAPRPPQQLNGAELPQRGRIRPWGPQTSRE; translated from the exons ATGGGGGACGCGGTGCCGGGGGGACGGCGGCCGCCCGGGGCCTCCTTCACCATCGAGTACCTGCTGTCCGAGCGGGGTGAAGGGGGACCCCGCACCCCCTCTCCCCGTGGCCGgacccccccgccagccccccggcccccgccagaGCCCGGGGACAAGCCATCGCAGTCCTACATCGCCCTCATCTCCACCgccatcctctcctccccagagaAGAAGCTGCTGCTCTCCGACATCTACCAGTGGATCATGGACAACTACCCCTACTTCAAGAACAAG GAGAAGAGCTGGCGCAACAGCGTCCGCCACAACCTCTCCCTTAACGAGTGCTTCGTCAAAGCCGGCCGCAGCGACAACGGCAAAGGCCACTTCTGGGCCATCCACCCCGCCAACCTGGAGGACTTTGCCAAAGGCGACTACCATcgccggcgggcccggcggcgcgtCCGcag GGTGAACGTCAGCTACTACCACCCCTACGCCCTGTACggcctcagctgctgctgcccctgctgcccccccgcgcccc ggtccccccctcgccctgcctgcgctgccccccctcgccctgcccacagccccccaccGCTGCCTGCCCGAGCGGgcgcgctggggctggggacgggtccccgctccccgtggccccggccccctcctcccccatcccCGGCTCCCCTtcctgtagccccccccccccccccgctcaggGACAGGGGGGTGCCCAG CTGGTCCCcacccccggcccggcctcgTAGGGGGGTGCACACCCCAAACCCCATCCCCGGAGGCTCCTTAAACCGTGGCCATCTGGGTGCCGGCGTTTGCCCCCGCCCTAATCTGTGCCCAAACGGGATTagggccccgcgccccccccagCAGCTTAACGGGGCCGAGCTGCCCCAGCGGGGCCGGATCCGGCCCTGGGG accccaaacTAGCAGGGAATGA
- the ZBTB7A gene encoding zinc finger and BTB domain-containing protein 7A produces the protein MAGGVDGPIGIPFPDHSSDILSSLNEQRNNGLLCDVVILVEGQEFPTHRSVLAACSQYFKKLFTSGLVVDQQNVYEIDFVSADALSALLEFAYTATLTVSTSNVNDILNAATLLEIPAVRDVCTDLLDRKILAKNDQMDTVDQIDQRNHLRAKEYLEFFQSNPVNGHQGSFPWTNPELRDLQRLNFRGQEEEEEPDCNGIDFYSQAPLNERPKANDCDPDSNPAMWLDREEEEAAAPGSLFSPSQNGHYSGRGLPTPGEEEGTPGGPLDQQEAGDSPSFIPAGTETEDDAREVDGLAASALLQQMMNSVGRQQLGEDDRKDDDGVMDYYLKYFGSSNESDVYPSWSQKVEKKIRAKAFQKCPICEKVIQGAGKLPRHIRTHTGEKPYECNICKVRFTRQDKLKVHMRKHTGEKPYLCQQCGAAFAHNYDLKNHMRVHTGLRPYQCDSCCKTFVRSDHLHRHLKKDGCNGIPSRRGRKPRVRDAGGLPTTPTGNPEDGSFQAGGESQESEDTLQGNGQEQQHFEDNSNNEASGLNVAGGSAEGNTQGLS, from the exons ATGGCGGGTGGCGTGGACGGCCCCATAGGGATCCCGTTCCCTGATCACAGCAGCGACATCCTCAGCAGTCTGAATGAGCAGAGAAACAACGGGCTGTTGTGCGACGTGGTCATCTTGGTGGAAGGCCAGGAGTTCCCCACCCACCGCTCCGTCCTGGCGGCATGCAGCCAGTACTTCAAGAAGCTCTTCACCTCAGGGTTAGTGGTGGACCAGCAAAACGTGTATGAGATAGACTTTGTGAGTGCGGACGCCTTGTCGGCTCTGCTGGAGTTCGCTTACACCGCGACCCTTACTGTCAGCACTTCAAATGTCAATGACATCCTCAATGCCGCCACACTGCTGGAGATCCCGGCGGTAAGGGATGTTTGCACGGATCTCCTGGACAGGAAGATTCTGGCCAAAAATGACCAGATGGATACAGTAGATCAAATTGATCAAAGGAACCATCTCAGAGCAAAAGAGTACCTGGAGTTCTTCCAGAGCAACCCTGTTAATGGCCACCAAGGCAGCTTTCCGTGGACCAACCCAGAGTTGAGAGACCTTCAGAGACTGAACTTCCGAggccaagaggaggaggaggagccggaCTGCAATGGCATAGACTTCTACTCGCAAGCCCCCCTAAACGAAAGACCAAAGGCGAATGACTGTGATCCTGACAGCAACCCAGCCATGTGGCtggacagagaggaggaggaggcggcggctccTGGCTCCTTGTTTTCACCTTCTCAGAACGGACATTACAGCGGCCGTGGCCTGCCCACACCGGGAGAAGAggaggggaccccgggggggcCTCTGGACCAGCAGGAAGCCGGCGACTCCCCCAGCTTCATTCCTGCTGGAACGGAGACGGAGGATGATGCGAGGGAGGTGGATGGCTTGGCTGCCAGCGCCCTGCTGCAGCAAATGATGAATTCTGTGGGGAGACAGCAGCTCGGGGAGGACGACCGAAAGGATGATGATGGGGTCATGGATTATTACTTGAAATATTTCGGCAGTTCAAACGAGAGCGATGTCTACCCATCCTGGTCCCAGAAAGTGGAGAAGAAGATCAGGGCAAAAGCATTCCAAAAGTGCCCCATCTGCGAGAAGGTGATCCAGGGGGCTGGCAAGCTGCCGCGCCACATCCGCACCcacaccggggagaagccctacGAGTGCAACATCTGCAAAGTCCGATTCACCAG GCAGGACAAGCTGAAGGTTCACATGAGGAAACACACAGGGGAGAAGCCGTACTTGTGCCAGCAATGCGGCGCCGCTTTCGCTCACAACTACGACTTGAAGAACCACATGCGCGTCCACACCGGCCTGCGGCCCTACCAGTGCGACAGCTGCTGCAAGACTTTCGTCCGCTCCGACCACTTGCACAGGCACCTTAAAAAAGATGGATGCAACGGTATTCCATCCAGGAGGGGCCGTAAACCCCGGGTGAGAGATGCCGGGGGTCTGCCTACCACCCCTACGGGGAACCCCGAAGATGGAAGTTTTCAAGCCGGTGGGGAGAGTCAAGAATCAGAGGACACCCTGCAGGGGAAcggccaggagcagcagcactttgAGGATAATTCAAATAATGAAGCATCAGGATTGAATGTAGCAGGAGGGTCGGCTGAGGGTAACACGCAAGGACTCTCCTAA